A stretch of DNA from Bradyrhizobium algeriense:
ACAGCGCACTCAATTCGTGACGGGTTCAATCAAAGAAGCGGCCGATTTTGGCTGCGATAGCGTATTCCGAAGTGGCGCGCCACGGTCGATGAAGATGGGCACTACTCCTTCGCGATCGCGCTATGATGTGGGAGCCTACGACACGCCGCCCTAGCTGAAAAAGCGAAGGCCTACGATTAAGCGCTACGCTTCATCACCGCGATTGCGGGCTCCACACGCAGTCACGGTGTGCCCCATCTGCGATCACGGGCCCGCGCCCACGCCGATGGCGGAAGTACCCCAATAAGCAAGCCCTATTTGGCGCGGAAAGACACGGCGCGCGGAGCAGTTGCCCGGCCCATGCGTTATTTCGACCTGGCGGCTAAGGTAGTGGGCCCTCCGGGGCGAGGCCGCTAGGCGCGCTTGCTACGCTTCGCCGTCTCGCACTGTTTGTTGCAGCCGGCATCGAGCCGCTTGCAGCGATCCTTTATGCGGCTCGCCATGGCGTCAACCGCGGAATCCAGCGCGGCACATTAGTCCGAAAGCTCTCGTACTCCGTGCCGAATGTTTGCTTGAGCGTCGGTTCTTCGTACATCACCACAAAGACATGAAAAAAAAGCCAGAGTAGCGCGCCGTACCAGAGGAGACGCCAGTCACCAAACAAAAGGGCCTGACCAAAAATGACTGCGACGACGGCGATGTAGATCGGATTTCGCACGTAGCGATAAAGGCCAGTCACTACGAGCTTTTGTGTCGGCGCGATCGGGGCGGGCGTCCCCAGCCCCTCCAGCGCAAAACGGGCAAATGAATCCACAAGTCCGGGCACTCCGACGATGATCAATATACCGCCGAGGATGCGGGTTAGATCGACGCCGAAAAAAGCTGGCCGAAATTCCCACTGCGTGACCCACCAGGGGACGAAGCCTGCCAGCGCCAACGGCGCAATGACGAAGAACAGAGCGGAGCCCAAGACGGCAATTGCTTTCGACATTGCGTGCTCCCACGCCCCTCCCACATCATAGCGCGATCGCGAAGGAAGTGCCCATCTTCATCGACCGTGGCGCGCCAGCCCCCCATCGAGGCGCCGGCTCACGCACGCCAACAACTATCTGATCGTTGAATCACGACGGCCTTGCGAAAGCGTCTCGACCAGGCCCACTGTCCAGCACATCGGGCATCCGCGTAGCGCGACGAGGGCGGCAACGCCCGCGCCCAAGGATAGCCAAGGGTGCGCGGTCTGGTAGACGATAGCCCAAGCGAGTAGCGCCGCCGCAGCTGCGCCGCGCATCAGGTGTGCGCCCAGGAAGGCGCTCCCGAACATGCCGACTCCACGAAAGTAATTCATGTGCTCTCTCGTCCGCTGTCCTTTGTGCCGAGCAGGTATTCGCGCACCAGTGTGCGGGCGCGGCGCAGGCGGCTTTTGGCCGCTTCGCGCGTCACGCCGAGCCGCCCGGCGATTTCCCAAATCGTCAGATCTTCGAGATCTCGCAGCAGCAGCACTTCGCGATGGGACGGCGAAAGCGACTCGATCGCATTGACCAAGTCTATGCGCAACTCGTCCGGCGGGACCTTTGCGAGCTCGCGTGACTCTTCCAGGCTGGCGAGCTCCTCGACTCCGCGCATCAGCATCAGCGCCGGCAGCATGCAAAGGCGCGCGATGATGGTCAGCAGCCAGCCGGCGAGTGCGGCTGGACTGCGGATCGTGCCCACGCGCCGGTACACGACGATGAGTGCTTCTTGCACCACATCTTCGATAACCGAGGTGCGGTAGCAAAGGCGCCGGGCGTAGCGTCGAATGTCCGGCTGCAGCGCCACCAATAGCTGTGTCAGCGCGTGCCGGTCACCCGACCGTGCCGCGAGCAAGAGATCGTCTGATACGCGCGCCAAGGCAGTCACCCCTTCAGTGGCTCGCGCCCGGCGATGGCGCAGGCTGGGCAATAGCCGAACACGCCGGTGACCAGCGTCACGACACCCGCGCCGCTGAGCAGTAGCCCGAGCGGCGAAGCGTGCAGCGCAACCACGCCGCAGATGAGCATCAAGCCCCCGCCGATCAGCCTGGCCGCGCGCTCCCACCCGCCAACGTTCTTCCTATACCACATGGTTCTGTGCTCCGGTTCGTGACGCGCCGCTATGGCGCATTCACCCAGACAAGAGGGCGCAAACCCGGCGCCGGGGTCGCGGCACAAAAAATAATTTGAGGGGGTGGCAGCTTCAGCAGGCTGGCGTGGGCGTCGGGACGCGAAGCCGTGAGCGCTTGGCAGCCAACAGCCGGACCGGCGCTGGCCAGTCAAGGCCGCAAGCCGGCGGAGCCGGGCGCGCGCAGTGCGAGCCTTGACGGGCCTGCGACGTGTCCGGCATCGGTTCGGCGAGGCGGTCGAGCTTGATGGCAAGATAAAAGCGACGAGTCGCTGCGGTCGATTTGGGCCGGGCGCTGTTCGACGAATACCAATCCAAGGAGAACGCCAAGCACACGCTGCGGGCGATGAAGGAGAATGCGCGCCGCGCTCAAAACCTTCGCCAGCCATGCCCGCAGGCGCATGCGCACCGAGTCAGGTGGCTACCGCCGCGACCACCTGCGCGCGCTGGCCCAGCGCATCGACGTGGACGCGAAAGAGGTTCGCATCATGGGGTCAAAAAGCGTGCTGTTGCGCACCCTTGTCGCGGCGTCCAGCGCAAAATCGGCAGGGTTTTGGAGTGCCCAGTTTTGTACCCGAAGTGGCGCGCCCGAAGAGATTCGAACTCCTGACCCCCAGATTCGTAGTCTGGTGCTCTATCCAGCTGAGCTACGGGCGCGTTTCGCTTGGCATTTGGGCTTAAGGGGCCCGGATGCGTCCGAATAAGGTCCGGACGGTCGCGAAAGAGCGCTTTAGCTACCTGCTCCGGCCCCGCTTTGCAAGGTCCGCTTCGTGCGATTTGCCGGCCGAAACGGAGGCCGACAATTTGACGTCATTTCCGGGTGCCCAGCGGAGCGCATCCGAAATTTACTTGTAATTATAAATAATTACCGGTCCGTCGCACCGCGATGCCCCAGCCGGGACATGCCGCCGGCCACGCGTGATTTGCAGCCGTCGCAAGCAAGAATTTGGCGGTGGCGGGGCCCCGCCCGGATAGCCGTCCGACGCAGCGGGATCCGTAGGCCCCCGCGGGCGCCTCACCGCCCCTTGAACACCGGCTTGCGCTTCTCGCGGAACGCCGCGAGCGCCTCCTTCGTGTCCTCGGTTTCGGCCAGCGCCGCTGTCTGGCTCTGCTCGTAGCGATAGCCGTCGCGCAGCGGCAGTTCCTCGGTCAATCCGAACGAACGCTTGGCCGCGACGACCGCGAGCGGCACCTTCTCCGCGATCGTCTTGCCGATCGCCTGCGCCTCGGCCACGACGCGCTCGCGCGGCACACAGACGGACGCGACGTTCATGCGGTAGAGTTCGGCGCCCGACATGCGCTTGGCCGTATAGATCATCAGGCGCGCATCCGACGGGCTGAACGAGCGCAAGACGTGGCGGACGCCGCCTGCGAGCCCGTAGTCGACCTCGGTCATGGACATGTAGGCTTCCTCGGCGATGACGAGGATGTCGGAGACGAGGGCGAGCACGCAACCGGCGCCGATCGCCGCGCCGTTGACGGCCGCGATCACCGGCTTCGGGCATTCCATCACGCAATCGAACGAGGCACGCACCAGACGGTTGTGACGCGAATAGCCGCCCGGCTCCTGCAGCAGCGCGGGGCGCTCCGACAGATCCGCACCGGCCGAGAAAATCTTGCCGTCGCCTGTCAGCACGATCGCGCGCACGTCGATCTCGGCGCCGAGCACGTCGAAAATCCGGATGATCTCTTCGCGAAACTTGCGATCCTGCGAGTTCACCGGCGGCGCTGTGATCGTCAGCGTCGCGACGTGATCGGTGACGTCGATGCGGAAACGTTCGAGCGTTTCGAGACCTTTCATGGGGTAGTCCTTTCGAAGCCGTAGAGGCTAGCCGGATTGTCGACAAGAATGCGGGTGCGCTGCACCGGATCGGGCACCCAGCGGCGCAGGAGATCGAGCATTTGACCGGCATTCGGCGCCGGGTTCATGCGCACATAGGGCCAGTCAGACCCCCACACGACACGTTCCGGCGCAGCGGCGATCAGGGCGTCGTGGAAGACGCGCGCATCGTTATGCCCGGGTTGTTGCGACACACGGCAAACCGTCAGCTTGGCCCAGACGTCGCTGTCGGCGAGGCGCGCGCGAATGGATCTGAAGGCAGCGGCATTAGGCCCGTACAGCCGGTCAGGACACGCCATGTGGTCCAGCACCAGCGGCACGTTCGACCGCAGCAAATGCGGCAGCCAGTCCGCGAGAACATCCGCCCTGGCCCATAGCTGGGCGTGAAGGCCAACCGCCCGCATGCGCGGCGCCAGCACCCCGATGGCATCGAAGCCGACGCTGCCGGGATAACGGTTCCCATCCGGTGCGCGCATTTCGACGAAGCGGAGCCCGACGATGCCCGCGGCGCGCCAGGCCGCGAGTGTGCCGGTGTCGACGCCGGGATATGCGACCGCAATGCCGCGGAGCGTGTCGGGCGCGTCCGCGATGGCGCTCAGCATTGCATCGGGATGGCTGCCATAGGGCGCCGGCTGAACCAGCACGCCGCGCGTCAGGCGAAGCGTCCGGCGCAGGGCGGCCGCGACCTGCGGCGTCGCGTCGGGAAGCGCGTAGACCGGCCGCGCCGCCGGAGGGAAGCGATCGTGCGGGCCGAACACGTGAAAATGCGCATCGCACGCGCCGGGCGGCAGCGCCCAGCCCGGCACGCTGGCGTTCGGCGCCGGAACGGTCTCGAAGCCGGCCGCCGTCACGACGCGCTCCCGTGGCGACCCGGCAGCAGGGTGACCAGGATCGTCTCGGGCTCCAGACCCGTCGCGCCCTCGGGTAACGGCAATTGGTGCGCATTCAACGTCTGCGCCACCATCGTGTAATAGCCGATCACGGCCGTCAGCTCGACCGCGCCGCGCGCGCCCCAGCGGCGCAATACGGCGTCATACGTGTCTGCCGGCACGCGCCCGGTCTGCTGCAAAGCGCGCGCGAACTCGTAGACCTCGAACTCCGCCGCGTCGTCGAACGCCGGGCTTTCGAGGGCTGCGATGGTATCGACGATCTGCTGCTTCAGGCCCGCCGCTACCGCGGCGCGCGCATGCACCCACCACTCCACCTGCGCTGTCCAACGCCGTCCCGTCACGATGATCGCGAGTTCGTTGAGGCGTGCCGGCAAACAGGTGCGGTAGCGCAGAAACTCGCCGAGCACCGACCATGCCGACGCCAGCTCCGGGCTGTGGATCGCGGCGCGCAACGGACCGATCATCTGCCCGCGCGGACCCGACACGACCGAGTCGTGGAGACGGCGCTGCTCGGCGTTCATGTCTGCGACGTCGAGCAGTGGAATGCGCGGGCGCTGGTCCTCGACGCCGGTCACGATGCGCCTGCCGCGAGCAGCCCGAGTTCGCGCAGCACCTCCTGCGTATGTTGACCGAGCAGGGGCGGCGCCCGGTCGAAGCGCAACGGCGCATCGGCGAGCCTGATCGGGCTCACGACCTGGGGGACGCTGCCGGCGAGCGGATGCGCCAGGTGCCGCAGCATCCCGCGATGTTGCAGTTGGGGATCGGCAAAGACTTGAGGGATGGTGTTGATCGGCGCGGCCGGCACGCCGGCGGCGTCCAGCGCCGCAACGAGCGCGTCCCGCTGCCACGCGGCGAAGGCCCCGGACAACAGCGCCGTCAGGTCGGCATTGGCGCGGACGCGGGCCGCGTTGGTCGCGAAGCGCGGGTCGCGCGCGAGACCAGCGTCGCCGATCACCTCGCACAGCCTTGCGAACTGACCGTCATTGCCGACCGCGAGCACGAAATGTCCGTCGGACGCCGCAAACACGTCCTGCGGCTGGATGTTGGGATGGCGGTTGCCGCCGCGCTGCGGCGTTTTGCCGGAGACTAGATGATTCATCGCCTGGTTGGCGAGGAACGCCGCCGCGACATCGAGCATGGCGAGGTCGATGGTCTCGCCATGCCCCGTCTCGGCGCGTCGTGCGAGTGCCGCAAGAATGGCCACAGTCGCGTACATGCCCGTCATCAGATCGACAACGGGAACGCCGACCTTCTGCGGGCCGCCGCCGGGTTCGCCGTCGCGCTCGCCGGTCACGCTCATCAGGCCGCCCATGGCCTGGATCGCGAAGTCGTATGCGGCGTTCTGGCTCCTCGGACCGTCCTGGCCGAAACCGGTGACCGAACAGTAGACGAGCGACGGCTTCAGCCCGCGCAACGACGCCGCATCGAGACCGTACTTCGCGAGAGCGCCGACCTTGAAATTCTCGATCACGACATCGCATCGCTGCGCCATGGCGCGGATCAATTGCTGGCCCTCGGCGGTCGCGATGTCGACGGCAACCGATCGCTTGCCGCGATTGACCGAGAGGAAATAGCCGCTTTCACCGGTGGCGCTGCCCTCCCGGCCCTTAAGAAACGGCGGCCCCCAGGCGCGCGTATCGTCGCCTGCGCCCGGCCGCTCGATCTTGATGACGTCGGCGCCGAGGTCGGCGAGAATCTGCGTCGCCCAGGGCGCCGCCATGATGCGCCCGAGGTCGAGCACGCGGATGTGCGTCAATGGACCCGTGCGTGGTTGCGCCGCCTCAGCCATCGACGATTTCCGTCGCCCGGGCCGACGGGCGCGCCGCGAACGTGGCCTGCCACGCCGCCAGCCGGGGCCGGCCCTCGCGCCACGCGAGATCGGCAAAGCGGAAGTCCAGATAGGAGAGCGCGCAGCCGACCGCGATGTGCCCGATTCCGAACGGTTCGCTCTCCAGTGCGGCTGCCTCCGCCTCCAGGCGGTCGAGCGTGGCGGCGGCCTTGACGGCGAAGGCGTCGAGCCACTCGTGCGTCTGCCGGCCGGCCGGCTTGTCGCGCTCGTTGCGCCAGAGCACGAGCAGGTCGAGCAGGCCGTCGGCGAGGGCCTGGCGGCTCAGCACCAGCCAGCGCTGCCGACCCGCCGGCGCGATCAACTGGCCGCCTCCGGCGAGGCTGTCGAGATATTCGACGATGACCGCCGAATCGACCAGGACCGTGCCGTCCCCGAGAACCAGCGCCGGGATCTTGCTCAACGGATTGTCCAGCATGATCGCCGCGTTGGGCTTGCTCATCGCCGCGACGCTACGCACGCATTCGATTTTTTCGGCGAGGCCAAGTTCGTGCGCGGCGACCATCACCTTTCGCACGAATGGCGACCGTGGAGACCAATGCAGTTTCATGCTTTCGCCCGTCGAGAATGCAGGCCGCTTCAAGGGCCTTCCTTTCGCGGTAAAGGTCATATATACGGACTTTTGTCAATTCGAACTGCCAGCCGGGGGAAAGCCGTGGCGAGCCTGACCGACGCCGGAGTACCTTTGAGCCGTAGCGCCGTGGCGCGCTACATCCAGCTCGCGACCCTGTTCCGCAGCCGCATCATGTCCGGCCAGTGGGCCGCCGGCGCGCAGATCCCGACCATCGAAGCGCTGATGGCCGAATGCGGCGTCGCGCGTGCAACAATCCGCCAGGCGCTCGGCCTGCTCGAGGACGAAGGCCTCGTCTCGCGCTATCGCGCCAAGGGCACGTTCGTCACGAACAAGGCCCGGGCGCATGTCTGGCTCGACGTGACGACCGACCTCCGCGGCATGTTGAACACGCGCGACGGCGCGACGATCGAGGTGCTCGAGGATGCGCTGGTTCCTGCGCCCGAGCGATGGCCGCACGATATCGGCACGATATCGCGGACCTACCGGCGGCTGCGGCGCCGCCACTCCCGCGACGGGCGGGCGTTCCTTATCGCCGAGGTCTATATCGACGCAGGCCTGGCGAGCCGCCTGCCGAAGCGCGCCGTCACCACGCTGACCGCGATGCGCCTCGCCGCGAGCATTCCCGGCGTGCAGATCGAAAGCGCACGTCAGACCATGACGATCGGCAGTTCGGATCTGGAAGTCTCGGAACTGCTCGGATTGCCGCTGAATGCGCCGATCTGTTTTGTCGATCGCTCGGCGGTGGATCAGCGGGGACGGCTGGTGCTGGTGTCGAAGGGCATCTACCGCGGCGACGTCGTGCGCGTCGACATGGACGTCAAGTAACCGGCATGGGCCCGATAGGTTATAACTATGTACTTATGCGTAGCATGGTCGCTTTGGCCGCGATGGGGCCGGTAATGGCTGGCCCGGCGGCGTCCGCCGAGGTGACGCGCAGCCGCGAAATCGTGCGCTATGACAACATCGAAATCGATCTCATCGCCGAAGGGCGCGGGCCGCTGATCGTCATGCTGCCGTCGCGCGGCCGCGACTCCGAGGACTTCGACGATGTCGCGTCCCGGCTTGCACCGGCCGGCTATCGCGCCCTCCGGCCGCAGCCGCGGGGCGCCGGCCGGAGTACGGGCCCGCTCGAAGGCATCCGGATGCAGGATCTCGCCCGCGATGTCGCGCATGTCATCGCCCGCGAGAACGCAGGCCCGGCCGTGATCGCCGGTCATGCCTACGGCAACTGGGTTGCGCGCATGACCGCCACCGACCATCCCGCGCTCGTGCGCGGCATCGTTCTCATGGCGGCCGCCGCCAGAACGTTCCCGGACGAACTGCGCGCCGTCGTGCAGCAATCCGCCGATGCGAGCCTGCCGGACGAGCAGCGCCTCACGGCCTTGCGCAAGGGCTTCTTCCTTCCGGCCCATGACGCCTCTGTGTGGCTCCGCGGCTGGGCACCGGCGGCGAACAAGGCGCAGGGCGTGGCTGCATCCGCGACGAAACAGGCCGAATACTGGCAGGCCGGCACGGTGCCGATGCTCGATCTGGTTCCCGACCGCGATCCGTTCAAGCCGAAGGAGAAGTGGAACGAAAGCCGCGCGGAGTTCGGCGAGCGCGTGTCCGTCGTCGTGATTCCGAACGCCAGCCACGCGCTGATCCCGGAGCAGCCGGGCGCCGTCGTCGACGCCATCGTGGCATGGATCGCGAAGCTGTAACGCACCAAACAATGAAACGAGGTGCAGCAAGCGCCTCGCACATGGGAGGAAAGTAATGATGCGAAGTCTTGTTCGCGGGATGATCGTGGCCGCGCTTCTGGTCGGGCCGCAAATGGCACAGGCGCAGTCCTATCCCAACAAGCCGATCAAGCTGGTCGTACCGTTTCCGGCCGGAGGTCCGGCCGACACGATCGCGCGTGTGCTGACGGAGAAGATGGCGCCTCTGCTGGGCCAGCCGATCATCATCGAAAGCCGTGCCGGCGCCGGCGGCGTGACGGGAATAGCCGCGGTCGCGAAAGCGGAGCCCGACGGCTACACCATCGGCCTTTCAAGCGCCGGCCCGCTCGCGATCACGCCGGTGCTTTCCGAGACGATGCCGTACGACGTGCACAAGGACTTGAAGCTCCTGACGCAGGTCGTCGAGGTTCCCGAATTGCTTGTTGTCGCCGACAACGTCCCGGCGAAGACATTCGGCGAACTGATCGCGCTCGCCAAGTCGAAACCGGGCAAGCTCAATTTCGCCTCGACCGGCGTCGGCGGCGTGCCGCACATGGCAGGCGAATTGCTCAAGGTGTCGGCGAGCGTCGACATCGAGCACGTGCCGTATCGCGGCGCCGCACCCGCCGTGAACGACCTGCTCGGCGGTCACGTCAACATGATGTTCGCCGACATTCCCGTGCTGCTCGGCAACGTCACGGCCGGCAAACTCCGTGCGCTCGCCATCGGCAGCGCCCGGCGTGCCCCGAGCGCGCCAGATGTGCCGACGACGGCCGAGCTCGGCATGCCGCAAGTGCTCGCCAACAACTGGTATGGGCTGGTGGCGCCGAGCGGCATTCCAGCCGACGTCGCCGCCAAAATCTATTCAGCGGCTACCGAGGCGTTGAACTCGGCCGAGGTCAAGGACAAGCTCGCCCTTCAGGGCGCAACCACGGTCGGCAGCACGGGCGCAGAGTTTGCGGCACATGTGAAGGCCGAGATGGAGAAGTGGGCGCAGGTCGGCAAGGCGGCAGGCGTCAAGCTGCAGTGATTTGCATGAAGCCGGGCCTGCGAGCCGGAATAATGACCTGGCGCCTGAGTTACGCCCGCGCCCGCTCGTTGCGGATGCTCTGCAGTTCCACCGGGCGGTCGGGGATCGAGATCCGGAAGGTGGCGCCGATGGTGCCCTCAACCAGGTGGATGTCGCCGCCATGGGCGCGCACCAGTTCGGCGGCGATTGCAAGCCCCAGCCCGCTGCCGCCGAGGCGGCCGGAGGTCTGGAACGCCTCGAACAAATGCTCGCGCGCCTTCGCCGGCACACCGGGGCCGGTGTCGGACACCTCGATGATCGCGACCGAGCCTTCGCGGCGGCCGGTGATGCGGATCTGCAAGGTCGCGGCATCGCCCTTGGCGCTTTCCAGCGCCTGGGCGGCATTGCGCACCAGGTTGAGCAGCACGCGAAACAGCTGGTCGGGATCGGCGTCGATCGAAAGCGAGCGCTCGATCGCGCTGATCCAGGTAATCGAGGCATCGGCGGCGAGGCCGGCGGATTCGCGCACTTCGGTCACCACGGGTTCAACCTGGATCATGCGGCGGTCGGGCTCGGCCTCCTGCGCGCGGCCGTAAGAAAGGGTCGACTGGCAGAAGTCGATGGCGCGCTCCAGCGAGCGCATCAGTTTCGGCGCAAATCGCTGCACGCGCGGATCCGGCACGCTGGCCAATTGATCCGACAGCAATTGTGAGGACGCGAGAAGATTGCGCAGATCGTGGTTGATCTTCGACACCGCAAGGCCGAGCGCGGCGAGCCGGCTCTTCTGCGAGAGCATCGAGACCAGATCGCGCTGCATGTCGGACAGTTCGCGTTCCGCCACGCCGATCTCGTCGCCGCGCTGGCTCGGCACGATGATGCGCGCAGCACTTTCCGGATTT
This window harbors:
- a CDS encoding isoprenylcysteine carboxylmethyltransferase family protein, which codes for MSKAIAVLGSALFFVIAPLALAGFVPWWVTQWEFRPAFFGVDLTRILGGILIIVGVPGLVDSFARFALEGLGTPAPIAPTQKLVVTGLYRYVRNPIYIAVVAVIFGQALLFGDWRLLWYGALLWLFFHVFVVMYEEPTLKQTFGTEYESFRTNVPRWIPRLTPWRAA
- a CDS encoding RNA polymerase sigma factor, coding for MARVSDDLLLAARSGDRHALTQLLVALQPDIRRYARRLCYRTSVIEDVVQEALIVVYRRVGTIRSPAALAGWLLTIIARLCMLPALMLMRGVEELASLEESRELAKVPPDELRIDLVNAIESLSPSHREVLLLRDLEDLTIWEIAGRLGVTREAAKSRLRRARTLVREYLLGTKDSGREST
- a CDS encoding YgaP family membrane protein, producing MWYRKNVGGWERAARLIGGGLMLICGVVALHASPLGLLLSGAGVVTLVTGVFGYCPACAIAGREPLKG
- a CDS encoding enoyl-CoA hydratase/isomerase family protein translates to MKGLETLERFRIDVTDHVATLTITAPPVNSQDRKFREEIIRIFDVLGAEIDVRAIVLTGDGKIFSAGADLSERPALLQEPGGYSRHNRLVRASFDCVMECPKPVIAAVNGAAIGAGCVLALVSDILVIAEEAYMSMTEVDYGLAGGVRHVLRSFSPSDARLMIYTAKRMSGAELYRMNVASVCVPRERVVAEAQAIGKTIAEKVPLAVVAAKRSFGLTEELPLRDGYRYEQSQTAALAETEDTKEALAAFREKRKPVFKGR
- a CDS encoding amidohydrolase family protein, with the protein product MTAAGFETVPAPNASVPGWALPPGACDAHFHVFGPHDRFPPAARPVYALPDATPQVAAALRRTLRLTRGVLVQPAPYGSHPDAMLSAIADAPDTLRGIAVAYPGVDTGTLAAWRAAGIVGLRFVEMRAPDGNRYPGSVGFDAIGVLAPRMRAVGLHAQLWARADVLADWLPHLLRSNVPLVLDHMACPDRLYGPNAAAFRSIRARLADSDVWAKLTVCRVSQQPGHNDARVFHDALIAAAPERVVWGSDWPYVRMNPAPNAGQMLDLLRRWVPDPVQRTRILVDNPASLYGFERTTP
- a CDS encoding carboxymuconolactone decarboxylase family protein yields the protein MTGVEDQRPRIPLLDVADMNAEQRRLHDSVVSGPRGQMIGPLRAAIHSPELASAWSVLGEFLRYRTCLPARLNELAIIVTGRRWTAQVEWWVHARAAVAAGLKQQIVDTIAALESPAFDDAAEFEVYEFARALQQTGRVPADTYDAVLRRWGARGAVELTAVIGYYTMVAQTLNAHQLPLPEGATGLEPETILVTLLPGRHGSAS
- a CDS encoding CaiB/BaiF CoA-transferase family protein → MAEAAQPRTGPLTHIRVLDLGRIMAAPWATQILADLGADVIKIERPGAGDDTRAWGPPFLKGREGSATGESGYFLSVNRGKRSVAVDIATAEGQQLIRAMAQRCDVVIENFKVGALAKYGLDAASLRGLKPSLVYCSVTGFGQDGPRSQNAAYDFAIQAMGGLMSVTGERDGEPGGGPQKVGVPVVDLMTGMYATVAILAALARRAETGHGETIDLAMLDVAAAFLANQAMNHLVSGKTPQRGGNRHPNIQPQDVFAASDGHFVLAVGNDGQFARLCEVIGDAGLARDPRFATNAARVRANADLTALLSGAFAAWQRDALVAALDAAGVPAAPINTIPQVFADPQLQHRGMLRHLAHPLAGSVPQVVSPIRLADAPLRFDRAPPLLGQHTQEVLRELGLLAAGAS
- a CDS encoding glutathione S-transferase family protein, yielding MKRPAFSTGESMKLHWSPRSPFVRKVMVAAHELGLAEKIECVRSVAAMSKPNAAIMLDNPLSKIPALVLGDGTVLVDSAVIVEYLDSLAGGGQLIAPAGRQRWLVLSRQALADGLLDLLVLWRNERDKPAGRQTHEWLDAFAVKAAATLDRLEAEAAALESEPFGIGHIAVGCALSYLDFRFADLAWREGRPRLAAWQATFAARPSARATEIVDG
- a CDS encoding GntR family transcriptional regulator, with product MASLTDAGVPLSRSAVARYIQLATLFRSRIMSGQWAAGAQIPTIEALMAECGVARATIRQALGLLEDEGLVSRYRAKGTFVTNKARAHVWLDVTTDLRGMLNTRDGATIEVLEDALVPAPERWPHDIGTISRTYRRLRRRHSRDGRAFLIAEVYIDAGLASRLPKRAVTTLTAMRLAASIPGVQIESARQTMTIGSSDLEVSELLGLPLNAPICFVDRSAVDQRGRLVLVSKGIYRGDVVRVDMDVK
- a CDS encoding alpha/beta hydrolase; protein product: MGPVMAGPAASAEVTRSREIVRYDNIEIDLIAEGRGPLIVMLPSRGRDSEDFDDVASRLAPAGYRALRPQPRGAGRSTGPLEGIRMQDLARDVAHVIARENAGPAVIAGHAYGNWVARMTATDHPALVRGIVLMAAAARTFPDELRAVVQQSADASLPDEQRLTALRKGFFLPAHDASVWLRGWAPAANKAQGVAASATKQAEYWQAGTVPMLDLVPDRDPFKPKEKWNESRAEFGERVSVVVIPNASHALIPEQPGAVVDAIVAWIAKL
- a CDS encoding tripartite tricarboxylate transporter substrate binding protein produces the protein MMRSLVRGMIVAALLVGPQMAQAQSYPNKPIKLVVPFPAGGPADTIARVLTEKMAPLLGQPIIIESRAGAGGVTGIAAVAKAEPDGYTIGLSSAGPLAITPVLSETMPYDVHKDLKLLTQVVEVPELLVVADNVPAKTFGELIALAKSKPGKLNFASTGVGGVPHMAGELLKVSASVDIEHVPYRGAAPAVNDLLGGHVNMMFADIPVLLGNVTAGKLRALAIGSARRAPSAPDVPTTAELGMPQVLANNWYGLVAPSGIPADVAAKIYSAATEALNSAEVKDKLALQGATTVGSTGAEFAAHVKAEMEKWAQVGKAAGVKLQ
- a CDS encoding HAMP domain-containing sensor histidine kinase codes for the protein MSATDDQPIPQAPRCTGPRRLGLSGKLLLLTIPLVMIALLMIYVPSIANFWTNRLNDRLAAANTAALVLDAAPLGMVPDSLARQILTSVGARAVAIKMGQQRRMLASADLPPAIDRDIDMRTLTVWSAIVESFETMLERGNQTIRVVGPAPGGAQFIEVVVDEKPLRQAMYRFSRNLLLVSLGIAMLAAGLVYLALHYLFVRPMRRLTANLVGFHENPESAARIIVPSQRGDEIGVAERELSDMQRDLVSMLSQKSRLAALGLAVSKINHDLRNLLASSQLLSDQLASVPDPRVQRFAPKLMRSLERAIDFCQSTLSYGRAQEAEPDRRMIQVEPVVTEVRESAGLAADASITWISAIERSLSIDADPDQLFRVLLNLVRNAAQALESAKGDAATLQIRITGRREGSVAIIEVSDTGPGVPAKAREHLFEAFQTSGRLGGSGLGLAIAAELVRAHGGDIHLVEGTIGATFRISIPDRPVELQSIRNERARA